One part of the Thiomicrospira cyclica ALM1 genome encodes these proteins:
- a CDS encoding porin — translation MQQKQKHATKLTLKTLVLAMASTAPASVLAAVDIDFYGSLRMQAEAVHPDSSAEFANGGNSSYSNIRDAYSRLGITANWQANDAINVFGQLEVPIDTANFKIQDPYDDRRDLRVAQVGVSGDFGTLAYGQMWLPFYNAISYKVDRFSTYYSGYATLAFFRAFNTVSYYSPDFNGVSFGAGAVIKDTSDRADTFDDNRYQFTATYNANGTDFSIGIEQVDDNKDTRLLGAALGQQIDNLYLGIKLEQSSAKGSADANVFNLYADYTFNDYTFKAMYADVDGFGGQIFHLGADYQYSKNLKTFIEFYQQESVNALAAEKAGGSGSFRNPLGDFEPDAKKGGGKAVAVGFRYDF, via the coding sequence ATGCAACAAAAACAAAAACACGCTACAAAACTGACTCTTAAAACTTTAGTGTTAGCTATGGCTAGCACCGCACCAGCAAGCGTTTTAGCGGCTGTTGATATTGATTTTTACGGTTCCTTGCGAATGCAAGCAGAAGCGGTGCACCCGGATTCGAGCGCGGAGTTTGCTAATGGCGGCAACAGCAGCTACAGCAACATCCGTGACGCCTATTCAAGGTTAGGTATTACCGCTAATTGGCAAGCCAATGACGCCATTAATGTCTTTGGACAACTTGAGGTACCGATTGATACCGCAAATTTTAAAATTCAAGACCCTTACGATGATCGACGTGATTTGCGTGTAGCGCAAGTAGGAGTTTCTGGTGACTTTGGCACCCTGGCCTACGGTCAAATGTGGCTACCTTTCTATAACGCGATTTCCTATAAGGTTGATCGCTTCAGCACCTACTACAGTGGCTATGCCACTCTCGCTTTTTTCCGCGCTTTCAATACAGTGAGCTACTACAGCCCCGATTTTAATGGCGTTTCATTTGGAGCTGGTGCCGTTATCAAAGACACTTCAGACCGAGCTGATACATTTGACGATAACCGCTACCAATTTACTGCAACCTATAATGCCAATGGCACCGACTTTTCTATTGGTATTGAACAAGTTGATGACAATAAAGATACTCGCCTATTAGGCGCCGCTTTAGGTCAACAAATTGACAATCTTTACCTAGGAATTAAACTTGAGCAATCTAGTGCGAAAGGGTCAGCTGATGCAAATGTCTTTAACCTCTACGCCGACTACACCTTCAATGACTACACGTTCAAAGCGATGTATGCGGATGTCGATGGTTTTGGTGGCCAAATCTTCCATCTAGGTGCGGACTATCAATACAGCAAAAATCTAAAGACGTTTATTGAGTTCTATCAACAAGAAAGTGTCAACGCCCTAGCCGCAGAAAAAGCCGGTGGCTCGGGCAGTTTCCGCAATCCCCTTGGTGACTTTGAACCCGACGCTAAGAAGGGCGGTGGTAAAGCCGTTGCGGTCGGTTTCCGTTACGACTTTTAA
- the groES gene encoding co-chaperone GroES, whose product MSIKPLHDRVVIRRLEEEKVSAGGIVLPDSAKEKPAEGEVVSVGPGKAADNGNLIAMNVKVGDKVLFGKYAGQEVKVDGEELLVMREDDIIAIRG is encoded by the coding sequence ATGAGTATTAAACCTTTGCATGACCGTGTGGTCATTCGTCGTCTTGAAGAAGAAAAAGTGTCTGCAGGCGGTATCGTGCTTCCTGATTCAGCTAAAGAAAAGCCTGCGGAAGGTGAAGTTGTTTCCGTTGGTCCAGGTAAAGCGGCCGATAACGGTAACCTTATTGCAATGAACGTAAAGGTTGGCGATAAGGTATTGTTTGGTAAGTATGCTGGCCAAGAAGTTAAGGTTGATGGCGAAGAATTATTAGTCATGCGTGAAGACGATATTATCGCTATTCGCGGTTAA
- a CDS encoding BCCT family transporter, giving the protein MAHSKTAFQINPPVFISSAILTLALVAFTIIFNELAASLFSWTLSWISTQLGWFYVLAVAGFLVFIAFISLSRFGNVKLGSDHSKPEFTNLSWFAMLFSAGMGIGLMFFGVAEPVMHYVSPPVGDPATAEAARQAMRITFFHWGVHAWAIYAIVAMSLAYFAFRHDMPMTIRSSLYPLIGDRIHGPIGHAVDTFAVIGTLFGVATSLGFGVMQINAGLNYLFDIPVGITTQVILIAVITGIATISVALGLAGGIRRLSILNMILAAALLAFVLITGPTVFQLQTLVQNTGMYISQLLDMTFNLYAYEPTDWIGGWTLFYWGWWIAWAPFVGMFIAMVSKGRTIREFVLGVLLVPVGFTFMWMTFFGGTALHMIMVQGITELADAVAADTSVALFQFLEHLPLSSITAIIATLLIITFFVTSADSGSLVVDRLTSGGTGVSHTWQRIFWAVIQGILAAGLLLAGGLGALQTATIASAFPFVIIMILMAWGLARSLRLDVAKHSTLAAPRLTDSQMDWKSRLKTLVSMPQKKEVLKFIDSSVTPALNEVSSEFKKQGLDARVQRGEDGRAWLEIRHDDHIDFFYSARPQAYEPTALIMRDAVEKVADAKKYYRIEVHLGEGGQDYDIMGWTKDTILNDVLEQYSRHVTFLNQVNN; this is encoded by the coding sequence ATGGCACACTCAAAAACGGCATTTCAGATAAATCCCCCGGTATTTATTAGCTCGGCGATTCTAACTCTAGCGCTAGTCGCTTTTACCATTATCTTTAACGAATTGGCCGCAAGCCTCTTCTCCTGGACACTCAGCTGGATATCCACACAACTTGGTTGGTTTTATGTCCTTGCTGTAGCGGGTTTTTTAGTTTTTATCGCTTTTATCTCACTGTCACGATTTGGCAATGTCAAACTTGGTAGTGATCACAGCAAGCCTGAGTTCACTAACTTATCTTGGTTTGCCATGCTGTTTTCGGCAGGGATGGGCATCGGCTTAATGTTCTTTGGAGTTGCAGAACCGGTAATGCATTATGTTAGCCCTCCGGTTGGCGATCCAGCGACGGCTGAAGCAGCACGCCAAGCCATGCGGATCACCTTCTTCCACTGGGGTGTTCACGCGTGGGCAATCTATGCCATTGTGGCCATGTCTTTAGCCTACTTTGCCTTCCGTCACGATATGCCAATGACAATTCGATCATCACTGTATCCATTAATTGGCGACCGTATTCACGGCCCAATTGGTCATGCCGTGGATACCTTTGCCGTAATCGGTACTTTGTTTGGCGTGGCCACTTCGCTTGGTTTTGGGGTCATGCAAATTAATGCCGGTTTAAACTACCTATTTGACATCCCAGTAGGCATTACAACACAGGTTATTCTTATCGCTGTTATTACGGGCATAGCCACTATTTCCGTTGCCTTAGGATTGGCAGGTGGTATCCGTCGTTTATCGATTTTAAATATGATCTTGGCCGCAGCCCTGCTTGCTTTTGTATTAATTACTGGTCCTACGGTTTTCCAACTGCAAACCCTCGTTCAAAACACTGGGATGTACATTTCACAATTGTTAGACATGACGTTTAACCTCTATGCCTATGAACCTACCGACTGGATCGGCGGTTGGACATTGTTCTATTGGGGCTGGTGGATTGCTTGGGCACCCTTTGTTGGGATGTTTATTGCCATGGTGTCAAAAGGTCGTACCATTCGTGAATTTGTGCTAGGCGTATTACTGGTTCCTGTCGGCTTTACCTTTATGTGGATGACCTTCTTTGGTGGCACGGCTTTACATATGATTATGGTTCAAGGCATAACCGAACTTGCTGACGCGGTTGCTGCCGATACCTCGGTAGCCCTATTCCAGTTCTTAGAACACTTACCGCTGTCAAGCATTACCGCGATTATTGCGACGCTGTTAATCATTACCTTCTTCGTCACTAGCGCCGACTCAGGCTCTCTGGTTGTTGATAGACTGACTTCTGGGGGCACCGGTGTCTCGCATACCTGGCAACGTATTTTCTGGGCCGTTATTCAAGGCATATTAGCCGCAGGCCTGCTATTGGCCGGTGGCTTGGGTGCGTTGCAAACAGCTACCATTGCCAGCGCGTTTCCATTTGTCATCATAATGATCTTAATGGCCTGGGGACTCGCTCGCTCACTGCGTCTCGATGTTGCTAAGCATTCAACGCTCGCGGCACCCCGTTTAACTGATAGTCAAATGGATTGGAAATCTCGTTTAAAAACCTTAGTGAGCATGCCACAGAAAAAAGAAGTATTGAAGTTTATCGACAGTAGCGTTACACCGGCACTTAACGAGGTATCTTCTGAGTTTAAAAAGCAAGGCCTCGATGCTCGCGTCCAGCGTGGTGAAGATGGGCGCGCCTGGTTAGAAATTCGCCATGATGATCACATTGACTTTTTCTACTCTGCCCGTCCTCAAGCCTATGAGCCAACCGCGCTTATTATGCGCGATGCTGTAGAAAAGGTCGCAGACGCTAAAAAATACTACCGCATTGAAGTCCACTTAGGCGAAGGCGGTCAAGATTATGACATTATGGGCTGGACCAAAGACACCATCTTAAACGATGTCTTAGAACAGTACTCGCGTCATGTTACCTTCTTAAATCAAGTTAATAATTAA